The Rosa rugosa chromosome 1, drRosRugo1.1, whole genome shotgun sequence genomic sequence TTCTCAAAGTTAGAAGGGGTGAAACTACCAGATCATTCTGTTATTTTTGAGGATAGGAGCAAGGATGAGTGCAACTCCGAATGTCATCAGAGTTGTTCTTGCACGGCTTATGCTTATGTAAATGCGACGGAAGGAAGTAATACTGGGACATGTATGCAATGGTTTGGTGACTTAATCGATCTAGTAGAGAAATATGATATTATTACTACACATGATATTTTCATTCGCGTTCATGACTCCAAACTAGGTATATTTGGTTTGTTTTACTTTATTGGAGACATCATTATTTTCATGTGTTAACCAGATGCATATTTTTCCTTTAGGTAACAAGGGTCTCTTTCATAGTTCCTCGAAGAGGTCCATAGTAATTGCAATAGTCTCAGCTGCAGCTGGATTGCTTACAATAACTTTTGGTTGTTTCTTGTGGAAGAATTTGGGAAAGGAAGGTAAGCACTCCCATCTCATGTACAGGCACATGAATTGAAGTAATCCCCCAAATAATATTCTAACAGTCATACTGAAACAGGGAGGATAGCAGGAAGAATGAGTGAGATTATAAGAAATGTTGGTGCAGGAGGTGGGAAAAATGATACAGAACTACCACTCTTCAGTTTAGGTCGTATATTAGCTGCTACAAACAACTTCTCTGAAGCAAATAAGCTTGGAGAGGGAGGATTTGGCCCTGTTTATAAGGTGATGACCCTTTTATACTATGCTGTTAATGCAActacattcttcttcttccttttcttttcctcgATACTTTCGTTTATTAATCTTGAGGGAGGTAGGGTTTTCCTCAGTTTTCTTCCTTCTACGTACTACAGGGAATTTTGCCAGAAAATCAAGAAGTGGCCGTAAAGAGGCTATCAAAGAAGTCTCGGCAAGGACATCATGAGTTCATGAATGAGTTGAAGCTTATAGCCAAACTCCAGCATACAAATCTTGTTAGGCTCTTGGGTTGCTGTATGGAACAAGAGGAAATGATATTGATCTATGAGTACATGCCTAATCGAAGTTTGGACAAGTTTTTGTTTGGTATATATACTTACGACTTCTAAGTTTAATTTACTACGTGATATCAATTTTGAATACCTTCCTGTACTATCTTTTTCTTCAAGTGTACCAAAGCTTTGTTATACAATTCAACCATATTGCTCCAATTTAAATTTAAAAGTAAGAAAGTACTTAGTTagctcctctttttttttttttatggttttCCCAATCAGATTCATCTGAGAAGACAAACTTGGACTGGGTTACACGCTTTCGAATCATGGAGGGTGTTGCTCAAGGGGTACTTTATATTCACAAATACTCTAGATTGAAAATTATTCACAGGGATCTAAAAGCAAGTAATGTGTTGTTGGATGCAAAGATGAACCCCAAAGTTTCAGACTTTGGAATGGCAAGAATTTTTGAGACGAATCAAATTGAAGCAAATACCAACAGGATTGTTGGGACATAGTAAGCACACATATCCCACGATTTCTATCATTTAAACCTTATGAAATTATGCAATTCTCATTTCCCTATTATTCTTGCAGCGGCTATATGTCACCTGAGTATGCACTTTATGGCTATTTCTCTGAGAAATTGGATGTATATAGTTTTGGGGTATTGTTGTTAGAGATTGTAAGTGGAAAGAGAAATGCTTCTTTTTATCATTTTGAAAATTCATTAACGCTTGCTCGATGGGTAAgtactagatttttttttttttttgttgctatTGTTTTGTTTCTGAATCTTGCATTTTAATTCTGTAATATTCAAACATAACTTAGTGAATTGAGATGCAGAAGGCAGATTGATGGGTTTATATGTGTAAATCTTAGGTATGGGAACTGTGGAAAGAAGGCAGAGCAGTGGAGGTGATTGACACATCAGTAAGGGATACTTGCCGGACTCATGAAGCTTTGAGGTGTATCCATGTGGGGCTTTTGTGTGTTCAAGAAGCTCcagctgatcgaccaacaatgTCATCCGTGATTCATATGCTTGAGGCCGATGAAGCTACTTCACTTCCACCCTCCAAAGAACCTGCTTTTTCAATACGTACGAATTCAACTCCTGTTACCACTTATTCCAACAATGCAGTCACTATTACTTTGCCAGAGGCTCGATAGAGGTTCAACATGTTGAAGCTTCTACCTTATGTTTTAGTTCAGTTTGTGGCTAGAGTGTGTATCCGCCGATTAACATGTTTGTGGCTAGAATAGACGCAGCAAGTTTGGGCCAATCTAGGTTgctcttttgtttgtttggtcCTTTTGAGACTTTGTTGTTTGTTGTAGCTCTACTGGGGAGGTCGTGTTGGACCTCTTTGTAACTATTTCTTTTAGAGCAAATGCACCCCAAGATTCAATAGGCAAAGGCAAAAGGCAAGGTCTTGCCTCCCATTTGTGCACTATTCACTAATATTGCCTTTGCCTCCCAATTTTTTCATGCACCCCATATAGGCAAGGTCAATGCCTCTCAATCATTCACTATTTAATCCAATGGTTGTTTTTTTATAGATGTAATCCAATGGTACAAAAGCAGCCCCAGATATAGCCGTTGGAACAAAAGCAGCTGATTCAAACATATTTAATCCcacctgtttggctccagttttgctgcagctggtcaacagtctcttttcttgcgcgggcgtgccagcaccgtttgggtgcggtcgtcgggggtgtcccttgacctgacttctttcaagcgattgtagacgaggagagcaccaacctcgtcgtgggattctttgtgcctcgtggtgaggactttgctgaagtttcttcttgttcacaagtcgatactcaatattgcagattgagcagagcgaaatcaccgggaagtattgagatcttgctaaagcgtcacttt encodes the following:
- the LOC133744679 gene encoding G-type lectin S-receptor-like serine/threonine-protein kinase At4g27290, whose amino-acid sequence is MEWLFPYLVILLPSLIFSFCTSQDNLVPGKSISANQTLISSNGTFALGFFRPENSTKYFLGIWYDKLPKLTVVWVANRESPLDSPGVFTLGTDGNLVVLLDVEASAPVWSTNLVLDPAKNGTTGLLTDTGNLVLRSGEETLWESFDHPSDTILPGMKISLNKLTGQQSCLTSWATLDDPRPGKFTLCIDPKGLQAYIWEDNSIQKWRIAMYIGRDSRSVFGNPGGSAFSLSYNFDVDKAYLTYSVSNSSLKMRVLLNPSGQIELLLWISKTWYQLWKAPADNCDFYDRCGPYGACRKNESLSSPCKCLTGFKAKFSNQWDMQNWSSGCVREKALTCSNAMEGYFSKLEGVKLPDHSVIFEDRSKDECNSECHQSCSCTAYAYVNATEGSNTGTCMQWFGDLIDLVEKYDIITTHDIFIRVHDSKLGNKGLFHSSSKRSIVIAIVSAAAGLLTITFGCFLWKNLGKEGRIAGRMSEIIRNVGAGGGKNDTELPLFSLGRILAATNNFSEANKLGEGGFGPVYKGILPENQEVAVKRLSKKSRQGHHEFMNELKLIAKLQHTNLVRLLGCCMEQEEMILIYEYMPNRSLDKFLFDSSEKTNLDWVTRFRIMEGVAQGVLYIHKYSRLKIIHRDLKASNVLLDAKMNPKVSDFGMARIFETNQIEANTNRIVGTYGYMSPEYALYGYFSEKLDVYSFGVLLLEIVSGKRNASFYHFENSLTLARWVWELWKEGRAVEVIDTSVRDTCRTHEALRCIHVGLLCVQEAPADRPTMSSVIHMLEADEATSLPPSKEPAFSIRTNSTPVTTYSNNAVTITLPEAR